CTCAGACCTCATAGCGACACTTATGAAGAGCGAAGTTTTTCTACGGATTGGTCTTGCGCGTGGCTGGGAAAAGTTTCCAGATAGATGTTTCCTGCAGATTACTGGTGTTTACAGTTTTCCTGACTATCTCAAAGGTCAGACATTTTCTGACCTAGCCCCTAAGCGAAATAAGTATATCAAATACCTGAAAAGTGTGTTGAGAGAAATATGCCGGCTAACCACACATTAAGGCCGACTTGCTATCATTGCAATTGTCAACCGGATATTGTTCATGTTTTTCTGTGCGGGGTGTGCAACCGTGGGGCGCGACTTAAAGTAAATATATGATGCAAAGCTCCGGTTATACCCCTCCTCATATTCTCCTATTCCGATGGCCGTACGATTGGCGCCAACGCTTTAATAAATACCGCCGCCTGACGAATCATGCCCAGATCGTTGGGATGAGTGCCATCGACCGTGCCATCGAAGTCATCTCCCAGCATCCCATCGTTCGACAGGAACGAGAGGTTCTTCATTCCGTCCTTTGTCAATTTCTCGTACACGGCGCGGGCGATGCGCCCTTTCTCGGTCGGGGTGACATTCCGGACGCTTGGATCCTCGGCGAGGAGAATCGGGGTGACCGGATGCGCGCTGCGAAGTTTCCGCACGAACGGCTCGAGGCGCTCCTTCACCATGTCGGGAGTCATGTTCGGCAAGCAGTCGAGGACATAGACGGACGGGTCGAGCTCAGCGAGCAGATCGGCCATTTCCGGCTCCATCCTGCCGCTTCCGGAAAATCCCAGGTTGATGACGGGGACATCGAGCTCCCTGCCGACAATCGAAGTGGCGGCCATGCCGGGGCGGGAGGCGCACCCTCCCTGTGTGATGGAGGTGCCGTAAAACACGATCGGCTTATGGCGCTCACGGGCGGACGGTTTCGGCGTCGAGATGGTCTTGTCCTGGGGGATTCCGATCTCCACCGACTTCACGCCGTTGTAAAGAGGCAGGTACAGGATATACTCTCCGCCCGGCGTGAGGCTGAACGGCGCGGTATTCGTGACCTCCTTTGGACGGCCGTTTCCCAGGAAACGCCACTTCCCCGCCTTGTCCCTGAAATATAGGTCAACGCCGCTGACCCCCGTGGCCGGCATATGGGGCATGGCAAGTTCGGCATTCAGTAGACTCCAGCGCACCTGCATGGACGGTGAATCGGTGGTAAAGCGGACGCACATTCCGGCGGAATGGTGGCTCAGGTTCCACACCGAGGAAGGTGCGGTGTCTTTGGCTTTCGCCGGAAGACGATCCCAGAAAGACTCGGTGTTCTCCCACCCTTTTCCCTCGACCGTTAGCAGTTTGCAGTCATACCATACGGTCTTGCCGTCCGGGTCCGCTGTGCTGCGGCGCGGGTCGATCCGGTCGGCGTGGAGCGGGGCCGCCGCGTTGATGAGGGGGAAAAACAGGAGGGCGATCGTGAGGAGGCGGAGGAGGAGAGGCATTCAATGTCCTTTCTTTCGGTTGGAACGGCTTACCGTTGAGCTGTGAACGCAATGACTCCAGGGGATATCAATATTTGTGTATCAACATAGCACAATTCATTGTCAAGTCAAGCGTAAATTATACTTTTACGGGTGTATGTTTGATTGCCGCTTTTTCTCAAAACCAAAATATACTATCTTTCATTCCGGCAGGCGTCTCGACAAATGTTGTTCTTTCCGGATTCTATACATTACGACACATTTTATTGCGTTTTTTCCAAAATAGATGCCGAAACAAGTTCGGCATGACACGTGTCATCCTGAACTCGTTTCAGGATCTAAATACTCAAAACAAGCGCAATTTGGATTTATCAATGACCTCAAGAGAACGGCTTCTCACCGCCCTTCACGGGAAAATTCCCGATCGTCTTCCGGCGACCACTCACCATGTCATGCCCTATTTTCTCAACCGGTATCTGGGAGGTATGACCAGCGATGATTTCTTCGAGAAATTCGGCCTCGATCCCGTACGGTGGGTGATGGCGCACCGTCCGGATACCTCCCGCGGAGAATATTTTGACCCGCAGCATGGAGCTGTCGGCTTCCTGGAGACCAGGCGTGTTTCGACCGATTCCTGGCGAGTGGAGGCGGAAGAGCTGGAGGGATATGAGTACATGACAACACACTACAGGTTCGTCACTCCCGGGGGGACACTGTCAATGACACTTCAGTCCGATGAGTATACCTCCTGGGTAACCGAGCGCCTGATCAAAGAAAAGGCCGATATCGATGTCATCGGAGAATACGTCACCGCGCCGAAATGTGATGTGGATGAGGTGAACAGGCAGGCCGCAGATTTCGGAGACCGGGGGATCATCCGCAGCCACATCTGCTGTTTCGATGTGTTCGGGCAGCCCGGCTGCTGGCAGGACGCCTGCTGTCTCGTCGGAACCGAGAAGCTGATCCTTGCGGCGTTCGATGACCCCGGATGGGTGCACGCGCTCCTGAAAATCCTCCGTGACCGTAAGACGGAGTATGTTCGCTCAATGCGCGGCGCCCGGTTCGATATCCTTGAGCTTGGCGGCGGGAGCGCTTCTACCACGGTCATCTCACCCAGCCTGTTCGATGAATTCGTTGCCCCTTATGATGCGGAAATCATCTCCTGCGCCCATGAAGCGGGTCAGCGGGTGGTTTACCACACCTGCGGAGGCATGATGCCCATCCTGGAGCAGATTGCGGACATGCAGCCCGACGCCATGGAAACATTCACCCCTCCGGAAATGGGCGGAGACGTTATTCTTTCCGAGGCCAAGAAAAGGATCGGGGACCGGGTCTGCATGATCGGCGGTTTCGACCAGTATCATTATTTCAAAGGCTGCGCCCCGGAAGAAACCCGGAAAGCGGTACGGCGGGCTTTTACGGACGCCGGAAAGGGCGGAGGATTCATCCTTTCCCCCTCGGATCATTTTTTCGATGCCGACCCGGCGCTGATCAGGGCATTTGCAGAAGAAGCATCAGAGTGCAGATATTTTCAACATACATGAGGTAAGGCTCCGGGAATATATCTCTTCTCTTTTCCCCTTTTTTTCACCTTTCACCGCAAAACAGCTTGAAATGGACCTCCCCCGTTGCTTACCTTTATGCAATTCCCTCTCCGGGGGATTCAGGGGGCTGCATTCCTAAAGAAGCTATAGTGTCTGCCTATATTTTTGGAGGATTCATGAGGTCTTTTTCCGCTTTTTTTCTTGTCGGCGCCATCGTTATCATTTCAGGATGCGCAGCGATTCAAAAGCAGCCGCCGCCATCACCCCCACCGCAAAAGGAAGTATATACCGGCCCGCTGCTCGTTCCGGCGGAAGACCCAATTCCGGGAGTTCCCGCCGAGGTGCAGTTTGCGGACTTCTGGATACGGAAAGCGGCGGAGCCCGATGCAGTCATGCTCTCCCCCGCCGAGATTGAAACGTTCAACCGTGAAAATCCGGCCCGTCAGGGTGTCATGCTCGACATCCTGACCATGCCTGACACGAGCGAGGGGAACAAGATCCGGGATTACATGGCGGCGAACGCCCGATACCTTCTCGATGCCAGATTTTACGTTACCGCGGACATCCCGCTGGAAAAGGCGGAGCGCGCCCGCATCGCCGCCCTCATGGACACCCTGGGAGTGCCTGACCTCATCACCATAAAATTCGGCATGATTCTCCGCAACACCATGGGGAAGCTCTGGCCTACCAATATTCCGCTGATGTCAACACCCGGCGACAACGAATTCGATCGGGGGGTGGCCTCCACTCTCGATATGGGCGAGCCGGTGGCGCTTCTCCATGTCTCAAGGGACGGCCTCTGGTCGTACGTGCAGAGTAGTTCCTTCGGCTGCTGGGTGCCCTCCGAGGATGTGGCTTTCGGCGACCGGGAATTGATAAAAGATCTGGCAGATACTTCCATGCCGGTGGTCGCCATCGGGAGCAGGGTAAGCGTTTTCCCCAGTCCCGAAGGTGGCGCGGCCATCGGATCGATCACCATGGGGAGTTATCTCCCGGCGCGGTCGGCGGGAAACGATTTCTGCGAGGTGCTCTTCCCCTGCCGCGGGCCGAACGGCGAGCTGGCGGCAAAAAAAGGATACGTGCGAAACGGCTCGGATGTTTCGCTCGGATTTCTCCCCTACACCCTGAGGAACGTGTACCAGCAGTGCTTCAAATTCTTCGGCTTCCGGTACGGCTGGGGAGGCATGTTCGGCGACCGGGACTGCTCCGCCACCATCATGGAGGTGTTCCGGTGTTTCAATATCCGCCTCCCGCGGAACAGCGCCAGCCAGGCAGGCGCTTCGCCCCGGATAGTAAAGTTCGACGGCCTTGACCGCGCCGCACGTTTGCAGGCGCTCCGGACAGTACCCGGCGGCGTTACCCTGCTCCGGATGCCCGGACACATCATGATATATCTCGGCGAAGCGGACGGGAAACCCTATGCCATTCACAATTTCTGGGCCTGGCGGGAACCAAAGCCGGGAAAAGTTGACGTGACGCATCGAGCCGCACGGGTGGCGGTTACCGATCTCATGCTCGGCGAAGGCTCCCAGCGGGGGGCGTTCATCGACCGGTTAACCAACGCCGCGATTATCGGAAGATAAGAGCTGACAGCCATGCAGAACTTCTTTACATTCCCCGAGTGTTTTATCGACGGCATGGTCAGGCTGACCGGGGAGGAATATCACCACGCCGCCAGGGTCTGCCGGGTGCGGGTGGGCGAGATGATCGGGGTCGCCGACGGCCGCGGCAGAAGGGTCGAGGCCCGCATCGAAACGATCACCGGCTCTTACCTCGAAGCCCGGGCGACCCGCGACGTCAGCGGGCGGGGCGAGCCGTCGAGGGAAATAACCCTTGCGCTCTCCCTCATCAAACCGGCCCGGTTCGAAATTGCGGTCGAGAAATGCACCGAGTTTGGGGTGCGCCGTTTCATTCCGCTCGCTGTACAGCGCTGTGAATATTCACCCGCACGGTTCAACAGCGTCCGTCTCGCCCGCATCGCCCTTGAAGCGGCAAAACAGTCCGGAAGGTCCTGGCTGCCGGATATCGCTCCTGTCTCTGGTATTGAAGTGCTGTCCAGGCCGGGGCATGCCCTCCTCGTCGCATCCCAGAAAGCGCAGGAAAGCCTTGAGGATGTATTGAGCCATGTAACTGCGGATAAACTCATCCTTGCAGTCGGCCCGGAAGGGGATTTCACTCCCGAAGAGATCGCCTCCCTCGGCGCTCAGGGGGCATTGTTTTTCTCGCTCGGAGGGCTGACTCTCCGGGCGGAGACTGCCGCTATTGCGGCGGTGGCGCTGTGTGGGGTGAATAAAAAGAATGTCTGAACCGCGGATGGTCGGGATGAATGGATGGACGGGATGAAAGAAATTTCAACGGAAAATAGGATTAGTTTATTCCGGCAGACCGACTTTTTTC
This sequence is a window from Candidatus Latescibacter sp.. Protein-coding genes within it:
- a CDS encoding uroporphyrinogen decarboxylase family protein — protein: MTSRERLLTALHGKIPDRLPATTHHVMPYFLNRYLGGMTSDDFFEKFGLDPVRWVMAHRPDTSRGEYFDPQHGAVGFLETRRVSTDSWRVEAEELEGYEYMTTHYRFVTPGGTLSMTLQSDEYTSWVTERLIKEKADIDVIGEYVTAPKCDVDEVNRQAADFGDRGIIRSHICCFDVFGQPGCWQDACCLVGTEKLILAAFDDPGWVHALLKILRDRKTEYVRSMRGARFDILELGGGSASTTVISPSLFDEFVAPYDAEIISCAHEAGQRVVYHTCGGMMPILEQIADMQPDAMETFTPPEMGGDVILSEAKKRIGDRVCMIGGFDQYHYFKGCAPEETRKAVRRAFTDAGKGGGFILSPSDHFFDADPALIRAFAEEASECRYFQHT
- a CDS encoding SGNH/GDSL hydrolase family protein, which codes for MPLLLRLLTIALLFFPLINAAAPLHADRIDPRRSTADPDGKTVWYDCKLLTVEGKGWENTESFWDRLPAKAKDTAPSSVWNLSHHSAGMCVRFTTDSPSMQVRWSLLNAELAMPHMPATGVSGVDLYFRDKAGKWRFLGNGRPKEVTNTAPFSLTPGGEYILYLPLYNGVKSVEIGIPQDKTISTPKPSARERHKPIVFYGTSITQGGCASRPGMAATSIVGRELDVPVINLGFSGSGRMEPEMADLLAELDPSVYVLDCLPNMTPDMVKERLEPFVRKLRSAHPVTPILLAEDPSVRNVTPTEKGRIARAVYEKLTKDGMKNLSFLSNDGMLGDDFDGTVDGTHPNDLGMIRQAAVFIKALAPIVRPSE
- a CDS encoding SH3 domain-containing protein, with amino-acid sequence MRSFSAFFLVGAIVIISGCAAIQKQPPPSPPPQKEVYTGPLLVPAEDPIPGVPAEVQFADFWIRKAAEPDAVMLSPAEIETFNRENPARQGVMLDILTMPDTSEGNKIRDYMAANARYLLDARFYVTADIPLEKAERARIAALMDTLGVPDLITIKFGMILRNTMGKLWPTNIPLMSTPGDNEFDRGVASTLDMGEPVALLHVSRDGLWSYVQSSSFGCWVPSEDVAFGDRELIKDLADTSMPVVAIGSRVSVFPSPEGGAAIGSITMGSYLPARSAGNDFCEVLFPCRGPNGELAAKKGYVRNGSDVSLGFLPYTLRNVYQQCFKFFGFRYGWGGMFGDRDCSATIMEVFRCFNIRLPRNSASQAGASPRIVKFDGLDRAARLQALRTVPGGVTLLRMPGHIMIYLGEADGKPYAIHNFWAWREPKPGKVDVTHRAARVAVTDLMLGEGSQRGAFIDRLTNAAIIGR
- a CDS encoding RsmE family RNA methyltransferase, with the protein product MQNFFTFPECFIDGMVRLTGEEYHHAARVCRVRVGEMIGVADGRGRRVEARIETITGSYLEARATRDVSGRGEPSREITLALSLIKPARFEIAVEKCTEFGVRRFIPLAVQRCEYSPARFNSVRLARIALEAAKQSGRSWLPDIAPVSGIEVLSRPGHALLVASQKAQESLEDVLSHVTADKLILAVGPEGDFTPEEIASLGAQGALFFSLGGLTLRAETAAIAAVALCGVNKKNV